In Rhizobium lusitanum, a genomic segment contains:
- a CDS encoding FecCD family ABC transporter permease has product MSAIPVSASSTPRRARPMRSLLALMALAAIIVVLASIHAGIGARPVAPTTLLKAVFAFDSHNFEHQILVKLRLARLAAALLVGAALGVAGLLLQSLLRNPLGEPHILGLNAGASLAVVLTSSLPFLAGGFARPLVAALGAGLLFAAVIALASAGRAGMTMLKVTFCGIALSALASSLTSAILILDEETLQEMRLWLAGDLAGIGYDLIGSALAPILMGMLLAFMIAPRLNALALGDAAATGLGVPVKSTRLIGLAATALLCGASVSVAGPIGFIGLMVPNAARQLSGGDLRFALPLSALGGAALLLAADIAARMLMSPHELATGIMTAIIGAPVFIFAASRYFR; this is encoded by the coding sequence ATGAGCGCAATCCCGGTTTCAGCCAGTTCCACGCCACGGCGTGCTCGTCCGATGCGCAGCCTTCTCGCCCTCATGGCGCTGGCGGCAATCATTGTCGTGCTGGCCTCGATCCATGCTGGTATCGGCGCGCGGCCGGTCGCGCCGACAACGCTGCTCAAAGCCGTCTTCGCCTTCGACAGCCATAATTTCGAGCATCAGATCCTGGTGAAGCTGCGGCTCGCCCGGCTTGCCGCCGCCCTTCTCGTCGGCGCCGCCCTCGGTGTCGCCGGGCTGCTGTTGCAATCGCTGCTGCGCAATCCGCTGGGAGAACCGCATATTCTCGGCCTCAATGCCGGAGCAAGCCTTGCCGTCGTGCTGACGAGCAGCCTACCGTTTCTGGCCGGTGGCTTCGCTCGCCCGCTGGTGGCGGCACTCGGCGCCGGCCTGCTCTTTGCCGCCGTCATCGCGCTCGCCTCCGCAGGCCGCGCAGGAATGACCATGCTGAAGGTCACCTTCTGCGGCATCGCGCTTTCAGCACTTGCCTCCTCCCTCACCTCGGCAATCCTCATCCTCGATGAAGAGACATTGCAGGAGATGCGACTATGGCTTGCCGGCGATCTCGCCGGCATCGGCTATGATCTGATCGGGTCAGCACTTGCACCAATCCTCATGGGAATGCTGCTTGCCTTTATGATCGCGCCGCGCCTGAACGCATTGGCGCTCGGCGATGCCGCAGCAACCGGGCTCGGCGTGCCGGTCAAGAGCACCCGACTGATCGGGCTTGCCGCCACGGCGCTTCTCTGCGGCGCTTCCGTCTCCGTCGCCGGCCCGATCGGCTTCATCGGCCTTATGGTTCCCAACGCGGCTCGGCAGCTTTCCGGCGGTGATCTCCGATTTGCACTGCCGCTTTCGGCGCTTGGCGGGGCTGCCCTGCTGCTGGCTGCCGATATCGCCGCGCGCATGCTCATGAGCCCGCACGAACTGGCAACCGGCATCATGACCGCTATCATCGGCGCACCGGTCTTCATTTTCGCCGCCTCGAGGTATTTCCGATGA
- a CDS encoding ABC transporter ATP-binding protein has product MRKGQEEISERQDGTPSTVLSVEGVSAGYGKQLILDGISLSIPEATMTMLVGPNGSGKSTLLSVMARLLKPMGGTVNLDSKALHAMPTREVARKLGLLPQSPLLPEGLTVYDLVSRGRYPHQGFLRQWTEADEEAVQHALTVTDTLDFAGRPVDSLSGGQRQRCWIAMALAQETPVILLDEPTTFLDLHYQVEVLDLLRHLTREHGRTIVAVLHDLNFALQYADRLIFLKDGAIAGIAEHPGECSAALIRDVFNIKVVRLAHPETGLPLFLPSTKGAKREQ; this is encoded by the coding sequence ATGCGCAAAGGACAGGAAGAGATTTCGGAGCGACAGGACGGGACGCCTTCGACCGTGCTATCCGTCGAAGGCGTCTCTGCGGGCTACGGCAAGCAGTTGATCCTCGACGGCATTTCGCTGTCCATTCCGGAAGCCACCATGACCATGCTTGTGGGACCGAACGGCTCCGGCAAGTCGACGCTGCTGTCGGTCATGGCGCGGCTCCTGAAGCCGATGGGCGGGACGGTCAATCTCGACAGCAAGGCATTGCACGCCATGCCGACGCGCGAGGTGGCACGCAAGCTCGGTCTTCTGCCACAGAGCCCGCTTTTGCCGGAGGGCCTGACGGTCTACGACCTCGTCTCGCGAGGGCGCTATCCACATCAGGGGTTTCTGCGGCAATGGACGGAAGCCGACGAAGAGGCCGTCCAACATGCGCTGACAGTGACTGACACGCTGGACTTCGCTGGCCGGCCAGTCGATAGCCTTTCCGGCGGCCAACGCCAGCGCTGCTGGATCGCCATGGCGCTGGCCCAGGAGACGCCCGTCATCCTGCTGGACGAACCGACCACCTTCCTCGACCTGCACTACCAGGTGGAGGTGCTTGACTTGCTGCGGCACCTCACCCGCGAACACGGGCGCACCATCGTCGCCGTTTTGCACGATCTTAATTTCGCACTTCAATATGCCGACCGCCTGATCTTCCTAAAGGACGGCGCAATTGCGGGCATCGCCGAACATCCCGGCGAATGCAGCGCCGCGCTCATCCGTGATGTCTTCAACATCAAGGTGGTTCGTCTCGCGCATCCTGAAACCGGCCTGCCCCTTTTCCTTCCCTCGACCAAGGGAGCCAAGAGGGAACAATGA
- a CDS encoding TonB-dependent siderophore receptor, whose translation MKQGQTAVTGATIHHVRTAFLILSACAAYPAMAQDAVVQPKKSETVATQKSDRVEGDTVLRPITVKSGGQDGATKGYQPVSTSTATRADTPLIDIPQAVNVVSQDVLKDQKAQSLDDALSNISGISQSNTLGGTQDSVIRRGFGDNRDGSILTNGLKTALPRSFNATTDRVEVLKGPSSTLYGILDPGGMINVVTKKPQQVFSGEIYGTASSFGGGSTGLDFTGPIEGTDFAYRLIGEYKNVDYWRNFGKTKDWIISPSLSWYGEDTEVTVSYTHEDYSVPFDRGTIFDLNTGHAVDVDPKIRFDEPYNISKGSSDMATINVKHELNENWKLSLDYGYSYNEYSDNQARVMAYNAATGNVTRRADATQGSTIYNHAVRADLSGDVEIGGLRNELLFGTSYDYADTLRTDLIRCGQSVNFNIYNPVYGKMPACTTVSKADSDQTEQISTASAYIQDSLHLDDQWILVGGLRYQYYDLMAGKGRPFITNTDSHGGKWVPRGGVVYKLTPDISFYGNIAKTFRPQSSIASYYGNLAPEEGISYEIGSKFEIAEGLTANVALYTSDKKNVAYSEVIDGETYVKTAGLVRARGVEVDIAGEITDELSMIASYGYTDAKVLEDPTYAGKQLVNVPRHTGSLFFAYDFGEVGGSNTLKVGAGLRGAGKRAGMNTNAYFLPGYIVADAFAAYTFQMERPLTLQLNLKNIFNKTYYTSSIGTTNLGNQIGEPFSAVLSASVKF comes from the coding sequence ATGAAGCAGGGGCAGACGGCGGTTACGGGCGCAACGATCCATCATGTGCGAACGGCCTTTTTGATATTGAGCGCCTGCGCGGCCTATCCGGCGATGGCGCAGGATGCCGTGGTGCAGCCGAAAAAATCGGAGACCGTGGCGACCCAGAAGAGTGACAGGGTTGAGGGTGACACGGTTCTGAGGCCGATTACCGTGAAGAGCGGTGGCCAGGACGGCGCGACCAAGGGGTATCAGCCGGTGTCGACCAGCACGGCGACGCGAGCCGACACGCCGCTGATCGATATCCCGCAAGCAGTCAATGTCGTCAGCCAGGACGTGCTGAAAGACCAGAAGGCGCAGTCGCTGGACGATGCGCTGTCCAATATCAGCGGTATCAGCCAGTCGAATACGCTCGGTGGCACGCAGGATTCTGTCATCCGTCGTGGCTTCGGCGATAATCGTGACGGTTCCATCCTGACCAACGGCCTGAAGACGGCGCTGCCGAGAAGCTTCAACGCCACCACCGACCGGGTTGAAGTGCTGAAGGGCCCGTCCTCGACGCTCTATGGGATTCTTGATCCGGGCGGCATGATCAACGTCGTCACCAAGAAGCCGCAACAGGTTTTCAGTGGCGAGATCTACGGGACTGCTTCCAGCTTCGGCGGCGGCTCGACCGGCCTCGACTTCACCGGACCGATCGAGGGCACGGATTTCGCCTACCGCCTGATCGGCGAATACAAGAATGTCGATTACTGGCGCAATTTCGGCAAGACGAAGGACTGGATCATTTCGCCGTCGCTCTCCTGGTATGGCGAGGACACCGAGGTCACCGTCTCCTATACGCATGAGGATTACAGTGTTCCCTTCGATCGCGGCACGATCTTCGACCTCAACACCGGTCACGCCGTCGATGTCGATCCGAAAATCCGTTTCGACGAACCCTACAATATCTCCAAGGGCAGCTCGGACATGGCGACGATCAACGTCAAGCACGAGTTGAATGAAAACTGGAAGCTAAGCCTCGATTACGGCTACAGCTATAACGAATATTCCGACAATCAGGCCCGGGTCATGGCCTATAATGCGGCGACCGGCAACGTCACGCGACGCGCCGACGCGACGCAGGGCTCGACGATCTACAATCACGCCGTCCGCGCCGATCTCAGCGGCGATGTCGAGATCGGTGGCCTGCGCAACGAATTGCTGTTCGGCACTTCCTACGACTATGCCGATACGCTGCGCACCGACCTGATCCGCTGCGGGCAATCGGTGAACTTCAACATCTACAATCCTGTCTATGGAAAAATGCCGGCTTGCACGACCGTCTCGAAGGCCGACAGCGACCAGACGGAGCAGATCTCCACGGCCTCGGCCTATATCCAGGATTCGCTCCACCTCGACGACCAATGGATCCTCGTCGGCGGCCTTCGCTATCAGTACTACGATCTGATGGCCGGCAAGGGGCGCCCCTTCATCACCAATACCGACAGCCATGGCGGCAAGTGGGTGCCGCGCGGCGGCGTCGTCTACAAGCTGACGCCGGACATCTCATTCTATGGCAATATCGCCAAGACCTTCCGTCCGCAGTCATCGATTGCCAGCTACTACGGCAATCTGGCGCCGGAGGAGGGGATCTCCTATGAAATCGGTAGCAAATTCGAGATCGCCGAGGGGCTGACGGCCAATGTCGCGCTCTATACCAGCGACAAGAAGAATGTTGCCTATTCGGAGGTGATCGATGGCGAGACCTACGTCAAGACCGCCGGGCTCGTTCGTGCCCGGGGCGTCGAAGTCGATATCGCGGGTGAGATCACCGACGAACTCAGCATGATTGCGAGCTATGGCTATACGGATGCCAAGGTTCTTGAAGACCCGACTTATGCCGGCAAACAGCTGGTCAACGTGCCGCGTCACACTGGCTCGCTGTTTTTCGCCTATGATTTCGGCGAGGTCGGCGGCAGCAATACGCTGAAGGTCGGCGCGGGCCTGCGTGGCGCCGGCAAGCGGGCGGGCATGAACACCAATGCCTATTTTCTGCCCGGCTATATCGTGGCGGATGCCTTCGCCGCCTATACGTTCCAGATGGAACGGCCGCTGACGCTGCAGCTCAATCTGAAGAACATCTTCAACAAGACCTACTATACCTCATCGATCGGAACGACCAATCTCGGCAACCAGATTGGCGAACCCTTCAGCGCGGTCCTCTCCGCAAGCGTCAAGTTCTGA